TTTGGGGAAATCGGGAATATAATTTGAGATTAAAAGTTGAGTGTAGTAGGCTCAGGTTTTGGAACATGTAACAGGTGCGAACCTGGATGCGGGCCGCGAGCGACGAAACGAACGTCGTGCAACGGCACCGGACCCGAGCGAACAGATGTGAAACGTAACGAATATAAGGAGAAACGAATATGGGACGTGCAGTAGGTATTGATCTTGGTACCACAAACTCTTGCATCGCAACGCTTGAAGGCGGCGAGCCCACGGTCATCGTGAACGCCGAGGGCGCTCGCACCACCCCGTCGGTGGTCGCGTTCAGCAAGTCCGGCGAGATTCTCGTAGGCGAGGTCGCCAAGCGTCAGGCTGTAACCAACGTCGACCGCACCATCAGCTCGGTCAAGCGCCACATGGGCACTGACTGGTCGGTGGACATCGACGGCAAGAAGTGGACTCCGCAGGAGATTTCCGCACAGATTCTTATGAAGTTGAAGAGGGACGCCGAGGCGTACCTGGGCGAGCCGGTGACCGACGCGGTCATCACCTGCCCTGCATACTTCAACGATGCACAGCGTCAGGCCACCAAGGACGCCGGCAAGATCGCAGGCCTCAACGTGCTGCGTATCATCAACGAGCCGACGGCTGCGGCACTGGCTTACGGCCTTGAAAAGGGTAAGGAAGACGAACGCATCCTGGTCTTCGACCTCGGCGGCGGCACCTTCGATGTGTCTCTGCTGGAGATCGGCAAGGATGAGGACGGCTTCTCCACCATTCAGGTGCAGGCCACGAACGGCGACAACAAGCTCGGCGGCGACGATTGGGATCAGAAGATCATCGATTGGCTCGTCAGCGAGGTCAAGAACAAGTACGGCGTCGATCTGTCCAAGGACAAGATCGCCCTGCAGCGCTTGAAGGAAGCCGCGGAACAGGCCAAGAAGGAACTTTCCAGCTCCACCGAAACCAACATTTCGATGCAATATCTGGCCATGACCCCCGACGGAACGCCTGTCCACCTCGACGAGACGCTGACCCGCGCCCACTTCGAGGAAATGACTTCCGACCTGCTCGGCCGTTGCCGTACGCCGTTCAACAACGTGTTGCACGATGCGAACATTTCGGTTTCCGACATTGACCATGTGGTCCTCGTCGGTGGCTCGACTCGTATGCCCGCTGTCAAGGAGCTCGTCAAGGAACTCACCGGTGGCAAGGCCGCGAACCAGTCCGTCAACCCGGATGAGGTCGTGGCGATTGGCGCTGCGGTGCAGTCCGGCGTCATCAAGGGTGACCGCAAGGACGTCCTGTTGATCGACGTCACCCCGCTTTCCCTTGGTATTGAGACCAAGGGTGGCATCATGACCAAGCTCATCGACCGCAACACCGCCATCCCGACCAAGCGTAGCGAAGTCTTCTCGACCGCTGAGGACAATCAGCCTTCCGTGCTGATTCAGGTCTATCAGGGTGAGCGTGAGTTCGCCCGCGACAACAAGCCGCTGGGCACCTTCGAGCTGACCGGCATCGCTCCGGCTCCTCGTGGCGTCCCGCAGATCGAGGTCACCTTCGACATCGACGCGAACGGCATCGTGCACGTGTCCGCTAAGGACAAGGGCACCGGCAAGGAACAGTCCATGACCATTACCGGCGGATCCGCTCTGCCTAAGGACGAGATCGACCGCATGGTCAAGGAAGCCGAAGCCCACGAGGCCGACGACAAGAAGCGCAAGGAAGACGCCGAGACCCGCAACACCGCCGAATCCTTCGCCTATCAGATGGAGAAGATGGTCAACGACAACAAGGACAAGCTCTCCGATGATGTCGTCAAGGAAGTCACGGCCGATGTCAACGACCTGAAGGAAGCCCTGAAGGGTGAGGACATCGACAAGATCAAGTCCGCACAGGAGAAGCTGACCACTTCCTCGCAGAAGATCGGTCAGGCGCTCTATGCACAGCAGGGTGCTGAAGGTGCCGCGGGTGCCGGTGCTGCTGGTGCGGCAGGCGCAGGCTCCAGCTCGTCCTCGTCCGATGACGACGACGTGGTTGACGCCGAAGTCGTTGACGACGATGACGACAAGAAGGACAACAAGTAATTATGTCCGGGTTCGATAAGGACGACTATCTGAAGGATCTGCCGGATCCCGACGACGCATGGCTCAACTCCATGGCTGGGTTCAATGCGCCGGGTGCGGGATTCGGCGGGTCCCCTGATGGGGCCGGTTCCGCAGAACCCGAGCACACTAGCGCCGGCGCAACCGGCGAAAAGGCGGGTGAAACAATGAGCTCCGAACAGTCGAATAACAAGGCCGACGACGAAGCGAAACAGAACCCACAGGGTGCTGCCGCTTCAGCTGCCAACAACAACGACAATACGAACGTGAACGCAGGCGATGCTTCCGCGCAACCGGATGCTGGCCAGGCTGGTGCTGACAATAGCCAAGCCAATGCTGCTGGTGCCGCGGCTGCCGCTGCTAATACCAACGGCGACAACGCAACCGATGACGCAAGCAAGGCTGATACGGCAGACGCTGCCGATGGCAAGGACGGCGAGAATACGCTGACACCGCTCGGGCAGGCGAAAAAGGAAGCCGCGGACTATCTTGATGCGCTCCAGCGTGAGCGTGCTGAGTTCGTCAACTTCCGCAACCGCGCGAAGAAAGAGCAGGATATTTTCCGCCAGCACGGCATCATTGATGTGCTGACCGCGTTGCTTCCGGCTCTCGACGACATCGACCGTATCCGTGAGCACAGCGATCTGGACGATTCGTTCGCCGCTGTGGCCAACAAGATCGACAAGGCGTTCGAGAAGTTCGGCGTGGAGAAGTTCGGCAAGAAGGGTGAAGCTTTCGACCCGACCAAACACGAAGCGATACTTCACAAACCGGATGCCGACGCGACCGAAGAGACTGTGGACACCGTCGTAGAGGCGGGCTATCGCATCGGCGACCGGGTAATCCGGGCCGCTCGTGTGGTGGTGGCTTCCCCCAAGGCCTAGCGGCTATCTGCAATGACGTGATACGTAGAGTGCGATTCCCCGCGTGGCCGGAGGGTCGCACTTATCGTTTGTAAAGTCGTTGCAGGCAATGTACCGGCTTAGGGCCCGAGAAGGAGGGCAGTGATATGGCTGAGAATGAATGGCTAGATAAAGATTTTTACAAGGTGCTCGGCGTCTCCAAGGACGCGACGAGCGAGGAGATTACCAAGGCTTACCGCAAGCTTGCGCGTAAGTACCATCCCGATCTCAACAAGACCAAGGAAGCCGAGGAGAAGTTCAAGGACATCTCGGAGGCCTACGATGTGCTCAACAACGCCGACCAGCGGCGCAAGTACGACGCAATCCGCCAGTTCGCGGGTGGCGGCGCAAGGTTCGCCGGCGGTTCCGGCCAAGGCGGGTTCGGTGGCGGCGCCTCCGACTTCTCCGATATCTTCGGTTCGATGTTCGGTGGTGGCGCGGGCGGCCCCGGCGGGGTTCGCTTCTCGACCTCCGGCGGTGGTCCGACCAACCTGAACGACATCTTCTCGATGTTCGGCAACGCGGCTGGCCAAGGCGCTGGCGGCTACGCGGGTGCTGGTTCGCCTTACGGCGGTGGCGGCGGGTCGAGCTCCTACCGTGAGCCGCAGCGTCCGGTGCGCGGCGAGGACCGCAACTCGAAGATCACGCTGACCTTCCGTCAGGCCGTGAAGGGCGCGACCGTCTCGCTGAAGGCGGGCGGGCGCAAGTTCAAGACCCACATCCCGGCCGGTGTGAAGGACGGGCAGAAGATCCGGCTTCCCGGCAAGGGCAAGCTCGGTTCTAACGGTGGGCGCGCAGGCGATATGTACCTGCAGATCCACGTCAAGAACGACACGAAGTTCAGCCTCGATGGCAACAACATCGTGATGCCGCTGCCGGTCACCATCGGTGAAGCGGTGGCTGGTGCCCGCGTCAAGGCGAATGATTTCGATGGCAATGAAGTGACATTCCGCGTGCCGGCTGGCACGTCGAGCGGCACCGAGGTCCGTGTCGGCGGCAAGGGTGTTCCTGGCCGTGATGGTGACTTGGTCGGACGCGTAGTGATTCGCGTGCCGAGCAGGCCCAGCATGGCGCAGAAGCACGATGCCAAGGAATTCGACAAGAATTCCGGCGAGTTCGTCGACGAGGTTGCCAAAGAGCGCGAGTGATTCGCGCGGCTGCGGTGGATGAGGTTGCCAACTGGTCGAAGCGGTTGAAACGGCTGAAGCGAGACGTAGGAATAATACGGTAAGTTTCGGCACAACGGTTTGATGGAAATGTCTGTCGGATCTTTCCGGCAGATCTTCCGTCGGCTGATAACAAGTTGTGATTGGCCTATACGCAATCGCGCAAGAGCGTTGCGGATAGACCAATCAAGCAGTTTTGGGCGAGATAGGCATTGCGTATTACATTGATGCATAAAGCGGTCAATGTCATACGTTATGAATGAAGTTATAAACAACGACGAGCGGAGGTGAATGATGGCTCGAATTTCTCGTGAGGTACAGGCGCTCTATGGGCTGTGTGCAGTCGCACTGGTCGAACAGCGCGCTGATTTGGACGGTGCCGACGACGTTGGTTTCGATATCGATTTGCCTGTTTTCAGCGTCGGCCGTGCCGCACAATTGGCGGACATCCATCCCCAGACCCTGCGTCAATACGACCGTCAGGGGCTTATCGTCCCCCAACGGACGGAAGGCGGCGCTCGCCGTTACTCCTTGCGCGATGTGCACAAGCTCGCCGAGGCCCAGCAAATGAGCCAGGAGGATGGCATCAATCTCGCCGGCATCTCGCGGATTCTCGACTTGCAGGAGGAGAACCGCCAGTTGCGGCGCGAGGTGAAGCGCCTCGAACGCCCGCGTGGTTCCAGTATTTTCGCCGCCGATTCCGACGGTGACATCACCGAGATTCAGCGCTCTCGTCAGGCCCGTCGCTGGCGTCACGAGGTGCAGGCCCACACCCGTGAGCTCCCGGGTCGGCCATATTACGCTGGCAATGCCACCAATCCGCATGCTTCGAACGCGCAATCGGACGTAGCTGGGACTGGGGTCAATGCCGATGCCGATACTTCGCAAGGACAGTCTGCCCACAAGCCCCGTCACGCTGCGAAACCTGGCTCTGCTCCCTATTCCGACCCATTCGTCGACCCGCGTTCGTTGGTCGTTTGGGGCCATTATTACGACTGACAGATTCAGATGGAATGCAGAAAGCTTTCATCAAGCAGTTATCGGTGAATGGTTTCGGCAATCTCAGCAAACGTTAGAAAGCGCTCACGAGTTAATCCTCAGTGAACGCTTTCTTGCATATTTGGAGCTGGATGCAAGAAAGTGGCCGTTGACCCGTCATCAGTGACCGGTTTCTTGCATCGTTGCGCGAGGATGCTAGAAAACGGTCATTTACCAACGCTGAGTGGCCGATTTCTTGCATGATGATAGGTGAATGCTAGAAAATGGCCGTCGTCGATTCTTTCGACAATGGCGTGTATTGCGTTTTGGTTTATATAGGCGCTAAGCTGCTGACGGCATTACTAAAGCGAGTGCTTATGGCATGATAGAGATGTAGAACGTATTGAAGGTGCCAGCGTCATGTATCAACGCGATTGCATGAGTGAACAAGCTGGCGTGGACGGATATGACGAGGTGGATTCCCTTTGGCTTTGCAGCGGCAAAATGATGTAATGGGTTCTAGGCGGATGTTGAAGGCCGTCCTCTGGGATATGGACGGCACCTTGATCGACTCGGAGCCTTACTGGCATCAGGTCGAGATGGGCATCGCCCGCGAGCATGGCGGCTATTGGAGCGAAGATAT
The window above is part of the Bifidobacterium sp. ESL0732 genome. Proteins encoded here:
- the dnaK gene encoding molecular chaperone DnaK; the encoded protein is MGRAVGIDLGTTNSCIATLEGGEPTVIVNAEGARTTPSVVAFSKSGEILVGEVAKRQAVTNVDRTISSVKRHMGTDWSVDIDGKKWTPQEISAQILMKLKRDAEAYLGEPVTDAVITCPAYFNDAQRQATKDAGKIAGLNVLRIINEPTAAALAYGLEKGKEDERILVFDLGGGTFDVSLLEIGKDEDGFSTIQVQATNGDNKLGGDDWDQKIIDWLVSEVKNKYGVDLSKDKIALQRLKEAAEQAKKELSSSTETNISMQYLAMTPDGTPVHLDETLTRAHFEEMTSDLLGRCRTPFNNVLHDANISVSDIDHVVLVGGSTRMPAVKELVKELTGGKAANQSVNPDEVVAIGAAVQSGVIKGDRKDVLLIDVTPLSLGIETKGGIMTKLIDRNTAIPTKRSEVFSTAEDNQPSVLIQVYQGEREFARDNKPLGTFELTGIAPAPRGVPQIEVTFDIDANGIVHVSAKDKGTGKEQSMTITGGSALPKDEIDRMVKEAEAHEADDKKRKEDAETRNTAESFAYQMEKMVNDNKDKLSDDVVKEVTADVNDLKEALKGEDIDKIKSAQEKLTTSSQKIGQALYAQQGAEGAAGAGAAGAAGAGSSSSSSDDDDVVDAEVVDDDDDKKDNK
- the grpE gene encoding nucleotide exchange factor GrpE, which encodes MNAGDASAQPDAGQAGADNSQANAAGAAAAAANTNGDNATDDASKADTADAADGKDGENTLTPLGQAKKEAADYLDALQRERAEFVNFRNRAKKEQDIFRQHGIIDVLTALLPALDDIDRIREHSDLDDSFAAVANKIDKAFEKFGVEKFGKKGEAFDPTKHEAILHKPDADATEETVDTVVEAGYRIGDRVIRAARVVVASPKA
- a CDS encoding DnaJ C-terminal domain-containing protein, yielding MAENEWLDKDFYKVLGVSKDATSEEITKAYRKLARKYHPDLNKTKEAEEKFKDISEAYDVLNNADQRRKYDAIRQFAGGGARFAGGSGQGGFGGGASDFSDIFGSMFGGGAGGPGGVRFSTSGGGPTNLNDIFSMFGNAAGQGAGGYAGAGSPYGGGGGSSSYREPQRPVRGEDRNSKITLTFRQAVKGATVSLKAGGRKFKTHIPAGVKDGQKIRLPGKGKLGSNGGRAGDMYLQIHVKNDTKFSLDGNNIVMPLPVTIGEAVAGARVKANDFDGNEVTFRVPAGTSSGTEVRVGGKGVPGRDGDLVGRVVIRVPSRPSMAQKHDAKEFDKNSGEFVDEVAKERE